A single region of the Pseudomonas sp. PDM14 genome encodes:
- a CDS encoding FecR domain-containing protein: MSGSEAHAQRAALKMAAHWHAVLGSEQAGEADHRAWRDWHAQPLNQWAWQRVEALRVQLRSVPGALAYSTLDNARSSTPLHRRNVLKGLFVVAGAGGLAWTARDSLPLGEWLADYRTATGERRRVDLADGSRLTLNTASSVDIRFDGQRRLVELRSGEILIETAKDSARPFIVQTRQGTIRALGTRFIVRQHAASSEVSVLEHAVAVRGLSGADDVIVRAGQTLHFDGHATPHPQPADPLRSEWAQGRLVISDWRLDQLLAELGRYRPGLLGCDPSVAGLRLSGAYPLDDTDRALAAIARAVPVEVVSRTRYWVRLVPRS, from the coding sequence GTGAGCGGCAGTGAAGCGCACGCGCAGCGCGCCGCCTTGAAAATGGCCGCCCACTGGCACGCCGTGCTCGGCAGCGAGCAGGCCGGCGAGGCGGACCATCGCGCCTGGCGCGACTGGCATGCGCAGCCGCTGAACCAGTGGGCCTGGCAACGGGTCGAGGCACTGCGCGTGCAACTGCGCAGCGTGCCCGGCGCCCTGGCTTACAGCACCCTGGACAACGCCCGCAGCAGCACGCCACTGCACCGGCGCAACGTGCTCAAGGGCCTGTTCGTGGTCGCCGGCGCGGGCGGCCTGGCCTGGACCGCGCGCGACAGCCTGCCGCTCGGCGAATGGCTGGCCGATTACCGTACCGCCACCGGCGAACGCCGGCGTGTCGACTTGGCAGACGGCAGCCGGCTGACCCTGAACACCGCCAGTTCGGTGGATATCCGCTTCGACGGCCAGCGCCGCCTGGTCGAACTGCGCAGCGGCGAAATCCTCATCGAAACCGCCAAGGACAGCGCCCGCCCCTTCATCGTGCAAACCCGCCAGGGCACGATCCGCGCCCTCGGCACACGCTTCATCGTGCGCCAGCACGCCGCCAGCAGCGAAGTCAGCGTGCTTGAACACGCCGTCGCAGTGCGCGGCCTTTCAGGCGCTGACGACGTCATCGTCCGGGCCGGGCAGACGCTGCATTTCGACGGCCACGCCACGCCCCACCCGCAACCTGCCGACCCGCTGCGCAGCGAATGGGCCCAGGGCCGCCTGGTGATCAGCGACTGGCGCCTCGACCAGTTGCTCGCCGAACTCGGCCGCTATCGCCCCGGCCTGCTCGGTTGCGACCCCAGCGTTGCCGGCCTGCGCCTGTCCGGCGCCTATCCACTGGATGACACCGACCGCGCCCTGGCCGCCATCGCCCGCGCGGTGCCGGTCGAGGTGGTCAGCCGCACGCGCTACTGGGTGCGCCTGGTGCCGCGCAGCTGA
- a CDS encoding DUF1330 domain-containing protein — translation MSTLNPSREQLDEFARSMPADEPILMLNLLRYQEQARYPQGSEHEACSGRKAYARYSRTALAKVQSVGGRVEVLAQARVALIAPPGEHWDEVLLVRYPSRDAFLRMLADAEYQAATVHRTAALADSRLIGCVAP, via the coding sequence ATGTCGACCCTCAATCCAAGCCGCGAACAGCTGGACGAATTTGCCCGGAGCATGCCGGCCGATGAACCGATCCTCATGCTCAACCTGTTGCGCTATCAGGAGCAGGCGCGTTACCCGCAAGGCAGTGAGCACGAGGCCTGCAGTGGCCGCAAGGCGTACGCCCGTTACAGTCGCACGGCTCTGGCCAAGGTGCAGAGCGTGGGCGGCAGGGTGGAGGTCCTGGCCCAGGCGCGCGTGGCGCTGATCGCTCCGCCCGGCGAACACTGGGATGAGGTGCTGCTGGTGCGTTACCCGAGCAGGGATGCGTTTTTGCGCATGCTCGCCGATGCTGAGTACCAGGCGGCCACCGTGCACCGCACCGCGGCGCTGGCTGACTCGCGGTTGATCGGGTGTGTCGCGCCCTAG
- a CDS encoding sigma-70 family RNA polymerase sigma factor, with translation MAGEVVRLYSDHHGWLTGWLRRRIGCSAHAADMAQDTFMRLLLAERATRLPSELREPRHFLVTIAKRVMVDHLRRRSLEQAYLEALSHQPQAEQISPEERLLILETLLALDAMLDGLGSKAKQAFLLSQLEGLGYSEIATRLGVSVSSVTKYIAKATERCLLFALDAQL, from the coding sequence ATGGCAGGTGAAGTTGTTCGGCTCTATAGCGACCACCACGGCTGGCTGACCGGTTGGCTGCGGCGGCGCATCGGCTGCTCGGCGCATGCCGCGGACATGGCCCAGGACACCTTCATGCGCCTGCTCCTGGCCGAGCGGGCCACGCGCCTGCCGAGCGAGCTGCGCGAGCCGCGGCATTTTCTGGTGACCATCGCCAAGCGGGTGATGGTCGACCACTTGCGCCGGCGTAGCCTGGAACAGGCCTACCTCGAAGCGCTCAGCCACCAGCCGCAGGCCGAACAGATCTCCCCGGAAGAACGCCTGCTGATCCTGGAAACCCTGCTGGCCCTGGACGCGATGCTCGACGGCCTCGGCAGCAAGGCCAAGCAGGCCTTCCTGCTGTCACAACTGGAAGGCCTCGGCTACAGCGAGATCGCCACGCGCCTGGGGGTATCGGTCAGCTCGGTGACCAAGTACATCGCCAAGGCCACCGAGCGCTGCCTGCTGTTCGCCCTGGATGCACAGCTGTGA
- a CDS encoding CaiB/BaiF CoA transferase family protein produces the protein MTPSKPLAGLKVVELGTLIAGPFASRICAEFGAEVIKVESPDGGDPLRKWRKLYEGTSLWWFVQARNKQSITLNLKHEDGRAVLKQLLADADILIENFRPGVLEKLGLGWDVLHALNPKLVMVRLSGFGQSGPLKDQPGFGAVGESMGGLRYITGFEDRPPVRTGISIGDSIAALWGVIGALMALRHREVNGGQGQVVDVALYEAIFAMMESMVPEFDVFGFIRERSGNIMPGITPSSIHTCADGKHIQIGANGDAIFQRFMRAIGRDDLADAPDLADNAGRDARRDELYGIIDRWAANLPLAEVEAVLVGAEVPASRIYSAEDMFADPQYLAREMFLAAKLPDGKPFKMPGIVPKLSDTPGSVEWTGPQLGEHNDQVLRRLGYSAEQITALRASGAI, from the coding sequence ATGACACCCAGCAAACCCCTCGCCGGCCTGAAAGTGGTCGAGCTCGGCACCCTGATCGCCGGCCCGTTCGCCTCGCGCATCTGCGCCGAGTTCGGTGCCGAGGTGATCAAGGTCGAGTCGCCCGATGGCGGTGACCCGCTGCGCAAGTGGCGCAAGCTGTACGAGGGCACGTCGCTGTGGTGGTTCGTGCAGGCGCGCAACAAGCAGTCGATCACCCTCAACCTCAAGCACGAGGATGGCCGCGCGGTGCTCAAGCAACTGCTGGCTGATGCGGACATCCTGATCGAGAACTTCCGCCCCGGCGTCCTGGAGAAGCTCGGCCTGGGCTGGGACGTGCTGCACGCACTCAACCCCAAGCTGGTGATGGTGCGCCTGTCCGGCTTCGGTCAGAGCGGGCCGCTGAAGGACCAGCCGGGCTTCGGCGCGGTCGGCGAGTCGATGGGCGGGCTGCGCTACATCACCGGGTTCGAGGACCGCCCGCCGGTGCGCACCGGCATCTCCATTGGCGACTCCATCGCCGCGCTGTGGGGCGTGATCGGCGCCCTGATGGCGCTGCGCCACCGCGAGGTGAATGGCGGCCAGGGCCAGGTGGTCGACGTGGCGCTGTACGAGGCGATCTTCGCCATGATGGAGAGCATGGTTCCGGAGTTCGATGTGTTCGGCTTCATCCGTGAGCGCAGCGGCAACATCATGCCCGGCATCACGCCCTCCTCCATCCACACCTGCGCCGACGGCAAGCACATCCAGATCGGCGCCAATGGCGACGCAATCTTCCAGCGCTTCATGCGCGCCATTGGCCGCGACGACCTGGCCGATGCGCCGGACCTGGCCGACAACGCCGGCCGCGATGCACGGCGCGACGAGCTGTACGGCATCATCGACCGCTGGGCCGCCAACCTGCCGCTGGCCGAGGTCGAAGCGGTGCTGGTCGGCGCCGAGGTGCCGGCCAGCCGTATCTACTCCGCCGAAGACATGTTCGCCGACCCGCAATACCTGGCCCGCGAGATGTTCCTCGCGGCCAAATTGCCGGACGGCAAGCCGTTCAAGATGCCCGGTATCGTGCCCAAGCTGAGCGACACACCGGGCAGCGTGGAGTGGACCGGTCCGCAACTCGGCGAACACAACGACCAGGTGCTCCGCCGCCTCGGCTACAGTGCCGAGCAGATCACCGCGCTGCGTGCCAGCGGCGCCATCTGA
- a CDS encoding DUF2157 domain-containing protein produces MTLKLDAHDLTRAVSAGVLNPGQDQALLAFLRQQPEQHASFQLAHVAYYFGAVLIMGAMGWLLTEAWMNVGDIALLLIALAYIGLFTACGLSLWRRGQQIPGGLLGAVAVSLTPLAVFAIERLAGVWPMDDGQVDYHDYYVYVQGGWLAMEAATVLAGLLMLRLLPFPFIVMPMAVALWFMSMDLSELFHGEAFSWEQRRDVSLWFGFGLLLVCFVVDGRTRKDYAFWGYLAGLLAFWGGLSLSDSGSEWGKALYCLINLGLMAIAVLLRRPLFMVFGALGVAGYLGYLSYEVFEDSLLFPVVLTLIGLGVIGLGLLYQKRRDALSDGLRTRLPAALLRFLPALRR; encoded by the coding sequence ATGACCCTCAAGCTCGACGCCCACGACCTCACCCGCGCCGTTAGCGCCGGCGTGCTCAACCCCGGCCAGGACCAGGCCCTGCTGGCCTTCCTGCGCCAGCAACCGGAGCAGCACGCCAGCTTCCAGCTGGCCCACGTCGCCTACTACTTCGGCGCCGTGCTGATCATGGGCGCCATGGGCTGGCTGCTCACCGAAGCCTGGATGAACGTCGGCGACATCGCCCTGCTGCTGATCGCCCTCGCCTACATCGGCCTGTTCACCGCCTGCGGTCTGAGCCTGTGGCGCCGCGGCCAGCAGATCCCCGGCGGCCTGCTCGGCGCGGTGGCGGTAAGCCTGACGCCGCTGGCGGTATTCGCAATCGAACGCCTCGCCGGCGTCTGGCCCATGGACGATGGCCAGGTCGACTACCACGATTACTACGTCTACGTGCAGGGCGGCTGGCTGGCGATGGAAGCCGCCACGGTGCTTGCCGGCCTGCTGATGCTGCGCCTGCTGCCGTTTCCGTTCATCGTCATGCCGATGGCCGTGGCGTTGTGGTTCATGTCCATGGACCTCAGCGAACTGTTTCACGGCGAGGCTTTCAGCTGGGAACAGCGCCGCGATGTGTCGCTGTGGTTCGGCTTCGGCCTGCTGCTGGTGTGCTTCGTGGTCGACGGCCGCACGCGCAAGGATTACGCCTTCTGGGGCTACCTGGCCGGGCTGCTGGCGTTCTGGGGCGGATTGAGCCTGTCCGACAGCGGCAGCGAATGGGGCAAGGCGCTGTACTGCCTGATCAACCTCGGCCTGATGGCCATCGCCGTGCTGCTGCGCCGCCCGCTGTTCATGGTCTTCGGCGCGCTGGGCGTGGCCGGCTACTTGGGCTACCTGTCGTACGAGGTATTCGAGGACTCGCTGCTGTTCCCCGTCGTGCTGACCCTGATCGGCCTGGGCGTGATCGGCCTCGGCCTGCTCTACCAGAAACGCCGCGACGCCCTCAGCGACGGCCTGCGCACGCGCCTGCCGGCAGCGCTGTTGAGGTTTCTCCCGGCTCTGCGCCGCTGA
- a CDS encoding GGDEF domain-containing protein, producing MSLNIPTLVLVDIYILTLLGILMLHAWRHGRRESTLGYMAAMLLLGTFSAVLGSLRGMGIDFVPIIIGNVVLLLCGAMNWTAMRVFAGRRPHLPGIAAGSAIWLLACLLPAFYESLPARILLSSLLTAAYTALAAFELWRNRQLLAVSIRPALVLMLVHTAFYAGRVLFDRGEPFQSVLDGESSSFFALLIFETLLYATGIAFVTLAMVKERAELQYKSAAFSDPLTGIGNRRAFIASGEQLLNRCRAHGEPVSLLVCDLDYFKRLNDSFGHATGDEVLVDFSRIIAASMRKQDVFGRLGGEEFACVLENADPTTAVRVAERIRQAFAELPFQQPDSLSVSIGVATTRPTDADLFGLMSRADKALYVAKAKGRNRVELAA from the coding sequence ATGAGCCTGAATATTCCGACCCTGGTGCTGGTCGACATCTACATCCTCACCCTGCTGGGTATTCTCATGCTGCATGCCTGGCGGCATGGGCGGCGGGAATCGACGCTTGGCTACATGGCGGCGATGCTGCTGCTCGGCACCTTCTCCGCGGTGCTCGGCAGCCTGCGTGGCATGGGCATCGACTTCGTGCCGATCATCATCGGCAACGTCGTGCTGCTGCTCTGCGGGGCGATGAACTGGACCGCCATGCGCGTGTTCGCCGGCCGCCGCCCGCACCTGCCAGGCATCGCTGCCGGCAGCGCGATCTGGCTGCTGGCCTGCCTGCTTCCGGCCTTCTACGAGTCGCTGCCGGCGCGGATTCTGCTCAGCTCGCTGCTCACCGCGGCGTACACCGCACTCGCTGCGTTCGAGCTGTGGCGCAACCGTCAGTTGCTGGCGGTGTCGATTCGTCCAGCGCTGGTGTTGATGCTGGTGCACACCGCGTTCTACGCGGGGCGCGTGCTGTTCGACCGGGGCGAGCCGTTCCAGAGCGTGCTCGACGGCGAGAGCAGCAGCTTCTTCGCCCTGCTGATCTTCGAGACGCTGCTTTACGCCACCGGCATCGCCTTCGTCACCCTGGCCATGGTCAAGGAACGCGCCGAGCTGCAGTACAAGTCGGCGGCCTTCAGCGACCCGTTGACCGGCATCGGCAACCGCCGTGCGTTCATCGCTTCCGGCGAGCAACTGCTCAACCGCTGCCGCGCCCACGGCGAGCCGGTGTCGCTGCTGGTCTGCGACCTGGACTATTTCAAACGCCTCAACGACTCCTTCGGCCACGCCACCGGCGACGAGGTGCTGGTCGATTTCAGCCGCATCATCGCCGCCAGCATGCGCAAGCAGGACGTGTTCGGCCGTCTCGGCGGCGAGGAGTTCGCCTGCGTGCTGGAGAATGCCGACCCGACCACCGCGGTACGGGTGGCCGAGCGCATTCGTCAGGCCTTCGCCGAGCTGCCGTTCCAGCAGCCGGACAGCCTTAGCGTCAGTATCGGCGTGGCGACCACCCGTCCGACCGATGCCGACCTGTTCGGCCTGATGTCGCGGGCGGACAAGGCGCTCTACGTGGCCAAGGCCAAGGGTCGCAACCGCGTCGAACTGGCTGCCTGA
- a CDS encoding YaeQ family protein, protein MALQATPYKVDLNLTDIDRSIYENLRFTVAKHPSETEERLAVRLIAYALWYHAQLAFGRGLSDIDEPALWEKSLDDRVLHWIEVGQPDAERITWCSRRTEKFSLVAYGSLRVWQTKVLDSVRNLKNINVVGVQQEALENLARDLPRSISWSVMISDGELFVTDERGQHEIPLEWLAGER, encoded by the coding sequence ATGGCCCTGCAAGCCACGCCTTACAAAGTCGACCTCAACCTCACCGACATCGACCGCAGCATCTACGAGAACCTGCGTTTCACCGTCGCCAAGCACCCGTCGGAAACCGAGGAACGCCTGGCCGTGCGCCTGATCGCCTACGCCCTCTGGTACCACGCGCAACTGGCCTTCGGCCGTGGCCTGTCGGATATCGACGAGCCGGCGCTGTGGGAGAAGAGCCTGGACGACCGTGTGCTGCACTGGATCGAAGTCGGCCAGCCGGATGCCGAGCGCATCACCTGGTGCTCGCGACGCACCGAGAAGTTCAGCCTGGTGGCCTATGGCAGCCTGCGCGTGTGGCAGACCAAGGTGCTCGACAGTGTGCGCAACCTGAAGAACATCAACGTCGTTGGCGTGCAGCAGGAAGCCCTGGAAAACCTCGCCCGCGACCTGCCGCGCTCGATCAGCTGGAGCGTGATGATCAGCGACGGCGAACTGTTCGTCACCGACGAGCGCGGCCAGCATGAAATTCCCCTGGAGTGGCTGGCTGGCGAGCGCTGA
- a CDS encoding rhomboid family intramembrane serine protease, with amino-acid sequence MKAWIVPRLQVLLGIAALMVALQVVNSLSGAALNAWGVLPRSVGSLPGIVAAPWLHAGWLHLWGNLPGLLVLGWLVSLVSLRHFIQASAFIILGSGLLVWLLARPGMHLGASGWLFGLWALLLAQAWFQRSLGSLLIALLVLIYYGGWWFGLLPSQGISFEYHLFGALCGVLYAAFSRPRQVPSQA; translated from the coding sequence GTGAAAGCCTGGATCGTCCCGCGTCTGCAGGTATTGCTCGGCATTGCCGCGTTGATGGTGGCGCTGCAGGTGGTCAACAGCCTCAGCGGCGCGGCGCTGAATGCCTGGGGCGTGTTGCCGCGCAGCGTGGGCAGCCTGCCGGGGATTGTCGCTGCGCCCTGGCTGCATGCCGGTTGGCTGCACCTGTGGGGCAACCTGCCGGGGTTGCTGGTGCTGGGCTGGTTGGTGAGCCTGGTGTCGTTGCGTCATTTCATCCAGGCCAGTGCGTTCATCATCCTCGGCAGCGGATTGCTGGTCTGGTTGCTGGCGCGGCCGGGCATGCACCTGGGGGCCAGCGGCTGGCTGTTCGGTCTGTGGGCGTTGTTGCTGGCCCAGGCCTGGTTCCAGCGTAGCCTGGGCAGCCTGCTGATCGCACTGCTGGTGCTGATCTATTACGGCGGCTGGTGGTTCGGCCTGTTGCCGAGCCAGGGCATTTCCTTCGAGTACCACCTGTTCGGGGCGCTGTGCGGGGTGCTGTATGCGGCGTTCAGTCGACCGCGCCAGGTGCCTTCGCAGGCCTGA
- a CDS encoding TonB-dependent siderophore receptor: MKHTHGAFTRHTSPNHARHPLATALLGISLALHGVLLAPLFVEGSAVHAAGEQRYDIPAGPLGVALSRFAGQAGVVLSFDAQLTAGKQSPGLQGDYSVTQGFARLLGNSGLQAVEESDGGYSLRAAAENGALALPDVAITGRADQESAWGPVDGYVATRSASATKTDTPLIETPSSISVVTRQQIEAQQAKTVTQALRYTPGVTAEISGPQFATDSLIVRGFQQGTGRMLRDGMRTFLSDYLGWDAPEPYGIERIEVLRGASSVLYGAADPGGQVNLVSKRPPQTPLHAIQLQGGSFDYKHAAFDFGGPLDDQGEWSYRLTGLVRDSNAQTEHVENERTYIAPALSWRPSDATELTLLGEYQLQKGNFTNGVPAQGTVLSNPNGDIDRDFYIGEPDYDRATNEKTAAGYAFEHRFDEVWSVRQNLRFSHYRHDSKEIAFNGWTDASLRNADRYAELRQGSGDLFTVDNQVQAQFASGPVTRTVLAGLDYSHGDYEQQQAYALATSIDVFNPSYGNGNPILFELPASGYEQTIKQTGLYLQDQLKFDEHWVLLLGGRYDWVKNDNTAAWASEPVQRDEKFSGRAGLVYLFDNGLAPYLSHSESFLPAVGRTAGNQVFEPEEGVQYEVGLKYEPPGGNSLYTIAAFELTKENVSTPDPENPGSSIQEGEIRSRGIELEAKTRIGQSLDLLAGYTWNDVEVSESNEPAIKGNRPFRVPEHIASLWLDYQVQGGALAGLGVGGGVRYVGSTYGDRSNSFKVPSYTVFDALLRYDLRYLDSNLDGLKLSLNATNLFDKEYVAACFSLNGCQFGQERTLYATVDYAW, translated from the coding sequence ATGAAGCACACCCACGGGGCATTCACTCGCCATACGTCACCCAACCATGCTCGCCATCCGCTGGCCACGGCGCTGCTCGGCATCAGCCTGGCACTACACGGCGTGCTGCTGGCGCCGCTGTTCGTCGAAGGCTCGGCGGTGCACGCCGCTGGCGAACAACGCTACGACATCCCGGCAGGCCCGCTCGGCGTCGCCCTCAGTCGCTTCGCCGGCCAGGCCGGCGTGGTGCTGTCGTTCGACGCCCAGCTCACTGCCGGCAAGCAGAGCCCCGGTCTGCAGGGCGATTACAGCGTGACCCAGGGCTTCGCCCGGCTGCTCGGCAACAGCGGCCTGCAGGCGGTCGAGGAAAGCGACGGCGGCTACAGCCTGCGCGCCGCGGCCGAGAACGGCGCGCTGGCGCTGCCGGACGTGGCCATTACCGGCCGCGCCGACCAGGAAAGCGCCTGGGGCCCGGTCGATGGCTACGTCGCCACACGCAGCGCCAGCGCGACCAAGACCGATACGCCGCTGATCGAAACCCCCAGCTCGATCTCCGTTGTCACCCGCCAGCAGATCGAAGCCCAACAAGCCAAGACCGTGACCCAGGCGCTGCGCTATACGCCGGGCGTTACCGCCGAGATTTCCGGGCCGCAGTTCGCCACCGACTCACTGATCGTGCGCGGCTTCCAGCAGGGCACCGGGCGCATGCTGCGCGACGGCATGCGCACCTTCCTCAGTGACTATCTCGGCTGGGATGCCCCGGAGCCCTACGGCATAGAGCGCATCGAAGTGCTGCGCGGCGCCAGCTCGGTGCTGTACGGCGCCGCCGACCCAGGCGGCCAGGTCAACCTGGTGAGCAAGCGCCCACCACAGACGCCGCTGCACGCCATCCAGCTGCAGGGCGGCAGTTTCGACTACAAGCACGCCGCCTTTGACTTCGGTGGCCCGCTGGATGATCAGGGCGAGTGGAGTTACCGTCTGACCGGCCTGGTGCGTGACAGCAACGCCCAGACCGAGCATGTCGAGAACGAGCGCACCTACATTGCGCCCGCCCTGAGCTGGCGCCCGTCCGACGCCACCGAGCTGACCCTGCTTGGCGAGTACCAGCTGCAGAAAGGCAACTTCACCAACGGCGTACCAGCCCAGGGCACGGTGCTGAGCAACCCGAACGGCGACATCGACCGCGACTTCTACATCGGCGAACCCGATTACGACCGCGCCACCAACGAGAAGACCGCTGCCGGCTACGCCTTCGAGCACCGTTTCGACGAGGTGTGGAGCGTGCGGCAGAACCTGCGCTTCAGCCACTACCGCCACGACAGCAAGGAAATCGCCTTCAACGGCTGGACCGACGCCAGCCTGCGCAATGCCGACCGCTACGCCGAACTGCGCCAGGGCTCGGGCGACCTGTTCACCGTCGACAATCAGGTTCAGGCCCAGTTCGCCAGCGGCCCGGTGACGCGCACGGTACTGGCCGGCCTCGACTACAGCCACGGCGACTATGAACAGCAGCAGGCCTACGCCCTGGCCACGTCAATCGACGTGTTCAACCCGTCCTATGGCAATGGCAACCCGATCCTTTTCGAGCTGCCGGCGAGCGGCTACGAGCAGACCATCAAGCAGACCGGCCTGTACCTGCAGGACCAGCTCAAGTTCGACGAGCACTGGGTGCTGCTGCTCGGCGGGCGCTACGACTGGGTGAAGAACGACAACACCGCCGCCTGGGCCTCGGAACCGGTGCAACGCGACGAGAAATTCTCCGGTCGCGCCGGCCTGGTCTACCTGTTCGACAACGGCCTGGCGCCGTACCTCAGCCACTCCGAATCCTTCCTCCCCGCCGTGGGCAGGACTGCCGGCAATCAAGTGTTCGAACCCGAGGAAGGCGTGCAGTACGAAGTCGGCCTGAAGTACGAGCCGCCGGGCGGCAACAGCCTGTACACCATCGCCGCCTTCGAGCTGACCAAGGAGAACGTCAGCACCCCGGACCCGGAGAACCCGGGCAGCAGCATCCAGGAAGGCGAAATACGCTCGCGCGGCATCGAGCTGGAAGCCAAGACCCGCATCGGTCAAAGCCTCGACCTGCTGGCTGGCTACACCTGGAACGACGTCGAGGTGAGCGAATCGAACGAGCCCGCGATCAAGGGCAACCGACCATTCCGCGTGCCCGAGCACATCGCCTCGCTGTGGCTCGACTACCAAGTTCAGGGCGGCGCGCTAGCCGGGCTGGGCGTCGGGGGTGGCGTGCGCTACGTCGGCAGCACCTACGGCGACCGCAGCAACAGCTTCAAGGTGCCGTCATACACCGTGTTCGACGCCCTGCTGCGCTATGACCTGCGCTACCTGGACAGCAACCTGGACGGCCTCAAGCTCTCGCTGAACGCCACCAACCTGTTCGACAAGGAATACGTCGCTGCCTGCTTCAGCCTCAATGGCTGCCAGTTCGGCCAGGAACGCACGCTCTACGCCACCGTGGATTACGCCTGGTAA